The Thermodesulfobacteriota bacterium genome includes the window TTCAAAGGTCTTCGGGGGTGAAGGCGACCACCTCGTCGATCGTCGTTGCGTCTAAAAGAACCATGACCAGCCGATCCACCCCCAGGGCGATCCCAGCAGAAGGAGGCATGGCTTCGAGCTCCTCCAAGAACTTCTCGGGCATCGGGTAAACCTCCTTTCCCGCAAGGAGGCGGGCCTCTCTTTCGGACTGAAAGACCCTTCGTTGCTCTTCCGGATCGTTCAATTCGGTAAAGGCGTTGGCGATCTCCAGACCTCCGAGGTAGAGTTCGAATCGTTCGGCGACGGAAGGGTCTTCGGGCTTGAGACGGGAGAGGGAGCGCCTTTCTGAGGGATAGTCGTAGAGAAAGGTCGGTTTTCCGATCCCGAGCCGCGGCTCGATCCTTTCGACCATCACCTCGTCGAAACGGCCCTGTCGGAGCGCCTCTTCTACGGTCATCTCCCCATAAAGGCGAAAGGCCTCTTTGACCGTGACCCTCTCCCAAGGGGAGGCGAGATCGATCCTTCGGCCTCGAAACGTCAGGAGATTTCCCAGCTCGAGGCCAGCGGCCAGGGACCGAAGGAAGGTCTCACACTCCTCCATCAGATCCTTATAACCAGCACCCACCCGATACCATTCGAGGAGGGTGAATTCGGGGTGGTGGAGCCGCCCCCTCTCTCCTCTCCTCCAGCATCGGCAGATCTGGAAGATTTTCTCGTAGCCTGCGGCGAGCATTCGCTTCATGCAGAGCTCTGGGGAAGGGTGAAGGAACCAATCTTCGGAAGGGATGGGATCGATATGGGATTCAGGGGCGACGGTGGGAAGGCGGTAGGGGGTCTCGACCTCGAGATACCCCCGATCTTGGAAAAATCTCCGGGTCTCTTGAAGGATTCTGGCCCGTCGCTGCAGAACGCCCTTTCGGCTCGCCAGAGCCCAGTGGATCCTCTGAACCACCCTACTCTTTCACCCGGGTCGAATACTCACCGGTCCGGGTGTCCACGGTGATCAACTCTCCCTCCTGCACGAAGGGAGGGATGCGGATTTCGTATCCGGTCTCGAGCGTGGCGGGCTTATAATCCGTTTTGGACGTATCGCCCTTGACCCACATTTCAGTCTTGATCACCCGGAGGTTGACGAAATTGGGAAGCTCCACGCCGATGGCCTTCTCCCTGAATAAGAGGACTTTCACGTTCAGATTCTCGACCAGAAAATGCCTCGCCTCTCCCAGGGCCTCTTCGTTGATGACGATTTGCTCGAAGGTTTCGTTGTCCATGAAGTAGTACTGGTTCCCCTCTCGGTAGAGATACTGCATCGGTCTCTCTTCCAGCGAGGCGGGTTCGAAGGTGTCCCCTTCGCGATAGGTCCGATCGATCGTCAGGCCGGTGATCATGTTCTTCAACTTGGTTCGGTAAAGGGCCTGACCCTTCCCAGGCTTTGAGAACTCAAAGGCCGTCACCACATAGGGTTCGTTATCGATCGTAATCTTCAACCCCTTTCTCAAATCGGATGCGGAATACATAAAACGCTCCCCTTCTACCTTTTTTCCTTCAATGGAGGCTGGCCTGGGAGAATCCGACCGTCCTTTTCAAAGGCCGACCCTCGCCTATGGGGAAGACCCGCAGAGGGTCAAAAATGGGAAAAGAAACGGTGGCGGACCCGTCCGGCCATCCACCTGGCCAGCGACTGAATCGCGGCGGCTTTGTTCGACTCGGTCAGAAGCACATTGGCCGAGGCCCGATAAAACCGGCTGTCGGAGAGATCCTTCTCCACCCAGAGGACCTCCCCATTCTTCATCCTCAACGTCAGATCGAGGACGACGGTCACTTGATATTCCTGGGCCACCCCGGAGCGATCGTAGGAGGACGAAGAGATTTGAAAGGCCTTGATGACCCCCTCCAGGATGGAATCCGCCTCTTCTCGGGCCGTCACCCTCATCCTCCGATCCTGGATAAATTCTCTCAGGAAGCCCTGGGTGAAGGGAACCTCGATCCCCGGCTCGAAGGTCTTATTCGCAAAGAGGGGGATGGCCAGAGAACGGATCTCCGGTGGGAGATGAGTCTCTTTGCCCACCAGGTGATAGCCGCAGCCCATCAAGAGCCACATCGCAACCAACGGAATGAAGGGTTTTGGCCAAGATCTCATGGGTCCTTGGGACGGATTCCGAAGAGGCTCGCCTCAGGGGTTAGCAGACAATATTGACCAATTTTTTGGGGACGAGGATCACCCGCCGGATCTCCCTCCCTTCGACCAGCTTCCGAATCCTTTCGCTCCTCAGGGCCCATTGCTTGACCTCCTCTTCTCCAAAGGAGGCGGGCACGGTGATGCGATCTCTCAACTTTCCATTGACCTGGACGACGATCAACACCTCGTCCTCTTTGACCGCTTCGGGATCGTAATCCGGCCAGGGTTGAAGAATCACCGACGCCTCGTTTCCGAGCTCCCTCCAGAGCTCCTCACAGAGGTGCGGGACGAAGGGCGACAGAAGCAGGACCGTCGTCTCGAGGGCCTCTCGCATCAAGCTTTTCGAGAGGTCGTCCTCCTGTCCCTTCACCTCCGAGCTATAGATTTCGTTGATCATTTCCATGATGGCGCTGAGGGCGGTGTTGAAATGGAACCTCTCGATATCCTCCGTCACCTTTTTGATCGTCTTGTGGACCTTCTGCCGGAAGATCTTTCTCTCACCCTCCAGGGGGATCCCGAAAGGAGGAGGGGAGACCTCCTTGAGCCTGGGCAGTTGATCGAAAAAGAGTCTCCAAACCCGGTTTAGGAACCGATAAGCTCCCTCCACCCCCTGATCGCTCCAGTC containing:
- the lptE gene encoding LPS assembly lipoprotein LptE, producing MWLLMGCGYHLVGKETHLPPEIRSLAIPLFANKTFEPGIEVPFTQGFLREFIQDRRMRVTAREEADSILEGVIKAFQISSSSYDRSGVAQEYQVTVVLDLTLRMKNGEVLWVEKDLSDSRFYRASANVLLTESNKAAAIQSLARWMAGRVRHRFFSHF
- the epmA gene encoding EF-P lysine aminoacylase EpmA; its protein translation is MVQRIHWALASRKGVLQRRARILQETRRFFQDRGYLEVETPYRLPTVAPESHIDPIPSEDWFLHPSPELCMKRMLAAGYEKIFQICRCWRRGERGRLHHPEFTLLEWYRVGAGYKDLMEECETFLRSLAAGLELGNLLTFRGRRIDLASPWERVTVKEAFRLYGEMTVEEALRQGRFDEVMVERIEPRLGIGKPTFLYDYPSERRSLSRLKPEDPSVAERFELYLGGLEIANAFTELNDPEEQRRVFQSEREARLLAGKEVYPMPEKFLEELEAMPPSAGIALGVDRLVMVLLDATTIDEVVAFTPEDL
- the efp gene encoding elongation factor P, translating into MYSASDLRKGLKITIDNEPYVVTAFEFSKPGKGQALYRTKLKNMITGLTIDRTYREGDTFEPASLEERPMQYLYREGNQYYFMDNETFEQIVINEEALGEARHFLVENLNVKVLLFREKAIGVELPNFVNLRVIKTEMWVKGDTSKTDYKPATLETGYEIRIPPFVQEGELITVDTRTGEYSTRVKE